TCACCGACGAGGCAGCCGCACACGACGCGGCCATCCGAACCCTGACCGCGGTCCTCGGGGCCGAGGTCACGAGCGACACCCAGGGGTAGGCCAGTAGGCTCACCCACGAACGCGAGACCCAGGAGAACACGATGGGCAACCAGCAGGCCATGATGCGCCAGGCGCAGGCCATGATGAAGAAGATGCAGAAGGCGCAGGAAGCGCTGGCGGCCGAGACCGTCACCGGATCCGCCGGCGGCGGGATGGTCGAGGCGAAGGTCAACGGGGCCGGCGAGTTCCTGTCGATCACCATCGACCCCGAAGCCGTCGACCCGGCGGACGTGGAGATGCTGCAGGACATCATCGTCGCGGCCTGCAACGACGCCGTGCGCGCCTCCAAGGAGCTGGAGGGCGAGATGATGGGCGGGATCGCTGGTGGCCTCGGGCTGCCGCCCGGCCTGATCTAGGTGTACGAAGGTCCCGTCCAGACCCTGATCGACGAGCTCGGTCGGCTGCCCGGAATCGGGCCCAAGAGCGCCCAGCGGCTGGCGTTCCACCTGCTCGGCACCGACCGGGCGGACGCCGAACGCCTCGCGCAGGCCATCACGTCCGCGGCACGCGACGTGCACTTCTGCCAGCGCTGCTTCAACGTGGCCGAGGCCGAGGAGTGCCGGATCTGTCGCGACCCCAAGCGTGACCAGTCGGTCCTGTGCGTCGTCGCCGAGCCGAAGGACGTCCAGGCGATCGAGAAGACGGGTGAGTTCCGCGGGCGCTATCACGTCCTCGGCGGCATGATCGTGCCGATCGACGGGATCACCCCGGACAAGCTCCACATCGCCGAGCTGCTGCGTCGCATGGGGACCGAGGACATCGCCGAGGTCGTCCTGGCGCTGAACCCGACCGTCGACGGCGAGACCACGGCGAGCTACCTCACCAAGCAGCTCAGGGCGCTGGAGGTCTCCATCACGCGGATCGCCAGCGGCCTGCCCGTCGGCGGCGACCTGGAGTACGCCGACCAGGTGACACTGGGACGGGCGTTCGCCGGCCGCACGGCGATGTAACGTCTCGCGCGATGAGCGATGCGCATCCGGACCACGTGGTGGTCAACCGCGATCACTGGGACACCAACGCCCACGAATGGGTGGCGTCCGGTGCGCACAACTGGGCCCTGGACACGCCGGAGTGGGGTATCTGGGGCATCGGCAACGCCGAGCTGCCGTTGCTGCCCGAGGAACTGTCGGGCCTGGACGCCATCGAGCTGGGCTGCGGGACCGCCTACGGCAGCGCGTGGATGGCCCGACGTGGGGCGCGGCGTGTCGTCGGGGTCGATGCCTCGGCCGAGCAGCTGACCACCGCCACACGCCTGGCCGACCAGCACGGCGTCGACCTCGAGCTGATCCACGGTGACGCCCAGGCCGTCCCCCTGCCCGACGGGAGCGTCGACTTCGCGCTGTCGGAGTACGGCGCCTCCATCTGGTGCGACCCCTACCGCTGGGTCCCCGAGGCGTGGCGGCTGCTCCGTCCCGGCGGACGCCTGGTGTTCCTCGGCACACATCCCCTCGCCCACGTCACCGCGCCGCTGGACGGGGCGGTCCCGATCGACACCACGCTGCACCGTGGCTGGTTCGACCTGTACCGCCTCGACTGGACCGACGCGGTCGACGACCCCGGCGGCATCGAGTTCTGCCTTCCGACCTCGGGATGGATGGCGCTGTTCCACGAGGTCGGCTTCGTCGTGGAGGACTACCGCGAGCCGCGCTGCTCGGTGACGGGCGAGGAGGTGCGGTTCGCGGTCACGCCGACCTGGGCCAACCGATGGCCCAGCGAGCAGGCCTGGTGGCTGCGCAAGGCCTAGGCGTTTGCGGGCGACGGGGGGTCGGGTACGTCACGGGGAGAACCACGTTCACCCCCTCCGCCCCTCCCAGCCCGCCCCTCCCAGCCCGAGGTGACCCCTTTGCGCACGCCATCCCCGCTGCCGTTCCCCCGCTTCTTCTCCGGCCCCCTCAGCCTCCTCCTCGTCCTCGTGCTCGGCCTGTCCTTGGTCGCCTGCAACGACGACGACACGTTGACCGAGGCGGAGGAACAAGCCGTCCTGGAGAACGACCCCATCGAGTCCTTCGGCGACGACGTGGACGAGTCGGAGAACCAGCCCGACGAGCAGTCCGGTGAGCAGCAGCCGGCGGTCGCCAACGGTGAGGGATTCGTCGCCGGCAGCTTCGCCGACGTCCCCGTGCCCCCGAGCGCCGAACCGGTCGGTGGCCCGCAGGACGTGGACGGCGTGCAGACCCAGAACTTCGTCGTCACCTCCGCGTCGCCCGAGACGATCATGTCCTTCTACGCCGAGGAGCTCCCGGCGCGCGGTTGGGTCGAACGTGACCGCCAGGAGGTCGGCGAGGCCCTGCGCAGCATGTGGGACATGGACGACGTCTCGCTGCTCGTCGTCGCCACCGACCGCGGAGACGAGCTGGAGGAGGTCGACCTGTCGCTGCAGCTGTCGACCGACCGGACCTGACCCGCACCGCTCGCCCGGGGACACGTGCACCGGGCGGCGGTCAGCGATCGGGCAGCAGGAGGGCGGCGTCGCCGAACTCGTGCCAGTCGTAGCCGACATCCAGCGCCTGCCGGTAGGCCGCGTCCAGCACCCGCGGGCCGGCAACCGCCTCGAGCAGCTGAAGGTGCGAGGCGTCCGCCTCGTGCCAGCCGCTGATGATCCCGTCCACGACACGGACCCCACGCGACGGGGTGATCACGAGGTCGGTCCAGCCACGGACGGCCCGGACGGTCCCACCGGCGTCCGCCGCCGTCTCCAGCGCCCGGGTGACGGTCGTGCCGACCGCGATGACGCGGCCGCCGCTGGCCCTCGTGTGGTTGACCAGGGCCGCGGTTCGTTCGCCAACCCGCACCTGCTCGGCCCCCGGCGCCTCCCCGGCCTCCTGTGAGCTGACGCCGGCGTGCAGCTGGAGGGGGGCCAGCACGATGCCCCGGCTGACCAGGTCGGCCACGAGCGACAACGAGAACGGCCGGGCGGCCGACGGCATCTCGGCGCTGCCGGGGTGGCGGGCGAACACGGTCTGGTAGTCCTCCAGCGGCCAGGCCGGCGCGTCGCCGTAGGTGATGGGGCGCCCGTGCTGGGCCAGGTGGGCCGTGACCCGACCGCCGGGGACGTCGACGTCCGCCGACCACAGCCGCACGCCCGCCCCCTCGGGACCCGCAGCCACGGGCGTGCCGAGGGTCAGGGTGCCGTTGCCGGCCAGCTGGACGACGTCGCCCGACGCGGCGTCGAGGATGGGTCCGCTGCCGTCGGGCCGCCGCAGCTCCACCACCCAGCCGCCGTGGTCGGTGCGGGTCGAGAAGTGCACCACCGCGTGTCGGGTGATGGGCCGACCGTCGGCGTTGCCCGACAACCGTCCCGCCAGCGCCGACGGACGGGTCGTGGACGTGTTGACGACCAGCAGGTCACCGGGCTCGAGGAACCGGCCGAGCTCGTGGAACCTCGCGTGCGTGATCGTCCCACCGTCGGCGACCAGCAGCCGGACGCCGTCCCGCGCCACCCCCCGGCGTTCGGGTGGGGCGGTCGGGATTCGTTCGGCGGGGACGTCGAAGGCCAGCCGCGGTTCCAGCGTGCTCACGCGCCCACCTCCGCGGTCGCCAGCAGCTCCTCCGCGCGGTGGCGCCCGCTCGGCGGCATGTCGTCCAGCAGCCGCAGGATGGCCGGGGGCACCGTCGATGGGTCGGGGCGATCGCTGATGTCCTCGCCGGGGAACGCCGCCTGGTGCATGTCGGTGCGCATGTCGCCGGGGTCGAACGCGTGGACACGCAGGGTCGGTTCCTCCTCTGCGAGGACCGCCGACAAGTGGTCGAGCGCAGCCTTGGAGCTGCCGTAGGGGCCCCATCCCGGCCAGTGGTCGACCGCGGCGTCGGAGCTGATGTTGATCACGGTGCCCCGTGCCCGTCGCAGCGCCGGCAGCAGCGTCGCGACGAGGGCGATCGGGGCCACGACGTTGGTCCGGTACAGCTGCTCGAGCCGTTCGGGGGCGATGTCGAGCACCGACGGCAGGGGAGAGGGGCCGAGGTCACTTGCGTTGTTGACCAGCAGGTCCAGGCGTCCGGTCTCGCCGACGACGTCGGCCAGCCGGTCGCGATGGACGGGGTCGGTGACGTCGCCGGGCACGGTCGTCACGGCGGTCCGGTCGCGGAGCCGGGCCCCTGCGACGGCCAGCGCCGTGTGCCCGCGGGCGGTGAGGACGAGGTGCCAGGGATCGGGCTGGTCGGCGAGCCGGTCGGCCAGGGCCAGACCGAGCCCCCTGGACGCGCCGGTGACGAGGGCGATGCGCATCGGGTGTGTTCCTTCGTGTCGAGTGGGTTGCAGGATGTCGACACGAACGGTAGAAGTTGAAGTCAACTTCAAGGCAAGGGCTTTCTGGAGGTTTCCTTGGGCAGGGTCGCGAAGCTGACGGTCAGCGAGGTCGCCGAGCGCAGCGGGTACGCCGCGTCGGCCCTGCGGTACTACGAACGCGAGGGGCTGATCTCCGCGCACCGGACCGACGGGGGACAGCGCCGCTACGACCGCGACGTGCTCAGGCGCCTGGCCTTCGTCGCGGCGGCGCAGCACGTCGGCCTGAGCCTGCACGAGATCCGGGAGGCCCTCGCGCTCCTGCCGTCGGAACGCACGCCGACCAAGGCCGACTGGGCTCGCATCTCGAGGAGCTGGCGCAGCCGCCTGGACGACGAGATCGCCGCCCTCGAACGACTGCGGGACGGCCTCACCGGCTGCATCGGCTGTGGCTGCCTGTCGCTGAGGTCCTGCACGATCTTCAACCCCGACGACCAGCTCGCGGACCGGGGGACGGGGGCGGTCAAGCTGCCCGAACCGCTCCACCCGCACGAGTGACGCGGACCCGGTCCGGTGGGACGAATCGGAGTTCCGGCGGAACGCGGCTAGCCTGTCGCCCATGACCGGCGCGCCCATCATCGTGCAGAAATACGGCGGAACCTCGGTGGCCGACACCGACCGCATCACCCGTGTGGCCGATCGGATCGCACGAACGAAGCGCGCCGGCAACAACGTCGTCGTCGCCGTGTCCGCCATGGGCAAGACGACCGACCAGCTGATCCGGCAGGCGGAGGAGATCTCCCCGCACCCACCCGGACGCGAGATGGACATGCTGCTGACCGCCGGTGAGCGCATCTCCATGGCGCTGCTGGCGATGGCGATCCAGGAGGAGGGGCTGAGCGCCCGGTCCTTCACCGGATCGCAGGCCGGCATCATCACCGACGACGTGCACGGCAAGGCCAAGATCCTCGACATCACGCCGGGCCGGATCACCGACGCGCTGGCCGAGGGCCACGTCGTCATCGTGGCCGGCTTCCAGGGCGTGTCCCGGACGACCAAGGACGTGACCACGCTCGGTCGTGGCGGCACCGACACCACCGCGGTGGCGCTGGCGGCCGCGCTCGGCGCGAAGGTCTGCGAGATCTACACCGACGTCGACGGCGTCTACACCGCCGACCCCCGGATCGTGCCGACGGCGCGCAAGGTCGAGCACATCTCCGCGGAGGAGATGCTGGAGCTCGCCGCCCACGGCGCCGGCGTCCTGCACACGCGGTCGGTGGAGTTCGGCCGCAACCACGGCGTGGACATCCACGTCCGCTCGAGCTTCAGCCACCACCAGGGAACGTGGGTGCACGCCCACGCGGAAGGAAACCCCATGGAAGAGGCCATCATCTCCGGCGTCGCCCACGACCGGTCGGAGGGCAAGCTGACCGTGCGCGGCGTGCCGGACAAGCCCGGCGTGGCCGCCCGGGTGTTCCAGTCGCTCGCCGACGCCAACGTGAACGTCGACATGATCGTGCAGAACGTCTCGGCGACCGGGACGACCGACATGACGTTCACCATCCCCCTGACGGACTCCAGGGTGGCGCGTGAGGCGCTGGAGCCGCTGCTGACCGAGGTCGGCGCCCAGGGCCTGGAGGTCGACGAGAAGATCGGCAAGGTGTCCCTGGTCGGGGCGGGCATGAAGACCAACCCCGGCGTCGCCGCGCGCATGTTCACCGCGCTGTCGGAAGCCGGCGTGAACATCGACATGATCTCCACCTCCACCATCCGCATCTCCGTGGTGGTCGACGAGTCCGACGTCGAGACCGCCGTGAACGCCATTCACTCCGAGTTCGGGCTGGACGGCGCCGAAGTCGTCA
The genomic region above belongs to Euzebya rosea and contains:
- a CDS encoding YbaB/EbfC family nucleoid-associated protein; the protein is MGNQQAMMRQAQAMMKKMQKAQEALAAETVTGSAGGGMVEAKVNGAGEFLSITIDPEAVDPADVEMLQDIIVAACNDAVRASKELEGEMMGGIAGGLGLPPGLI
- the recR gene encoding recombination mediator RecR; amino-acid sequence: MYEGPVQTLIDELGRLPGIGPKSAQRLAFHLLGTDRADAERLAQAITSAARDVHFCQRCFNVAEAEECRICRDPKRDQSVLCVVAEPKDVQAIEKTGEFRGRYHVLGGMIVPIDGITPDKLHIAELLRRMGTEDIAEVVLALNPTVDGETTASYLTKQLRALEVSITRIASGLPVGGDLEYADQVTLGRAFAGRTAM
- a CDS encoding class I SAM-dependent methyltransferase encodes the protein MSDAHPDHVVVNRDHWDTNAHEWVASGAHNWALDTPEWGIWGIGNAELPLLPEELSGLDAIELGCGTAYGSAWMARRGARRVVGVDASAEQLTTATRLADQHGVDLELIHGDAQAVPLPDGSVDFALSEYGASIWCDPYRWVPEAWRLLRPGGRLVFLGTHPLAHVTAPLDGAVPIDTTLHRGWFDLYRLDWTDAVDDPGGIEFCLPTSGWMALFHEVGFVVEDYREPRCSVTGEEVRFAVTPTWANRWPSEQAWWLRKA
- a CDS encoding S-adenosylmethionine:tRNA ribosyltransferase-isomerase, with the translated sequence MSTLEPRLAFDVPAERIPTAPPERRGVARDGVRLLVADGGTITHARFHELGRFLEPGDLLVVNTSTTRPSALAGRLSGNADGRPITRHAVVHFSTRTDHGGWVVELRRPDGSGPILDAASGDVVQLAGNGTLTLGTPVAAGPEGAGVRLWSADVDVPGGRVTAHLAQHGRPITYGDAPAWPLEDYQTVFARHPGSAEMPSAARPFSLSLVADLVSRGIVLAPLQLHAGVSSQEAGEAPGAEQVRVGERTAALVNHTRASGGRVIAVGTTVTRALETAADAGGTVRAVRGWTDLVITPSRGVRVVDGIISGWHEADASHLQLLEAVAGPRVLDAAYRQALDVGYDWHEFGDAALLLPDR
- a CDS encoding SDR family NAD(P)-dependent oxidoreductase produces the protein MRIALVTGASRGLGLALADRLADQPDPWHLVLTARGHTALAVAGARLRDRTAVTTVPGDVTDPVHRDRLADVVGETGRLDLLVNNASDLGPSPLPSVLDIAPERLEQLYRTNVVAPIALVATLLPALRRARGTVINISSDAAVDHWPGWGPYGSSKAALDHLSAVLAEEEPTLRVHAFDPGDMRTDMHQAAFPGEDISDRPDPSTVPPAILRLLDDMPPSGRHRAEELLATAEVGA
- the soxR gene encoding redox-sensitive transcriptional activator SoxR; the protein is MGRVAKLTVSEVAERSGYAASALRYYEREGLISAHRTDGGQRRYDRDVLRRLAFVAAAQHVGLSLHEIREALALLPSERTPTKADWARISRSWRSRLDDEIAALERLRDGLTGCIGCGCLSLRSCTIFNPDDQLADRGTGAVKLPEPLHPHE
- a CDS encoding aspartate kinase, with amino-acid sequence MTGAPIIVQKYGGTSVADTDRITRVADRIARTKRAGNNVVVAVSAMGKTTDQLIRQAEEISPHPPGREMDMLLTAGERISMALLAMAIQEEGLSARSFTGSQAGIITDDVHGKAKILDITPGRITDALAEGHVVIVAGFQGVSRTTKDVTTLGRGGTDTTAVALAAALGAKVCEIYTDVDGVYTADPRIVPTARKVEHISAEEMLELAAHGAGVLHTRSVEFGRNHGVDIHVRSSFSHHQGTWVHAHAEGNPMEEAIISGVAHDRSEGKLTVRGVPDKPGVAARVFQSLADANVNVDMIVQNVSATGTTDMTFTIPLTDSRVAREALEPLLTEVGAQGLEVDEKIGKVSLVGAGMKTNPGVAARMFTALSEAGVNIDMISTSTIRISVVVDESDVETAVNAIHSEFGLDGAEVVSVEGS